From Scytonema millei VB511283:
TTCTGAGATTCTGATCCACATACAGCCGGAGCTACTTTACTCCTTTGCTGGCGATCGCGAAGGAGAATTACCGCGCTGCTTGCAACCGTGGATTAGACAGACTGAGCGCGAGCGTTATAGCCGTCTGGGAACTGCAACCCCTACCATGCAGACTGTAGCCAAACAAATCGTCCAGTGTCCCTACCAAGGAATTGCCAAGCGAGTTTACTTAGAAGGCAAGGTTTTGGAGTTAATGGGAATGCTGATTGCTGAGGAAATTGAAATTGGGGACGGCAAATACAATCCTTACTCTTTAAAATCTGATGCAGTAGATAGAATCCACCACGCCAGAGATATTTTGCTACAACGATTGGACGAGCCGCCAACTCTGGCAACACTGGCAAGACAAGTAGGACTCAACGAATGTACTTTAAAACGGGGCTTTCGGCAGATTTTCGGGACAACAGTATTCGGCTATCTACACAACTATCGTCTGGAGCAAGCACGGCAACTGCTAGAGGCAGGAACCTGGAGGGTGGGAGAAGCTGCTCAAATGGTCGGTTACAGGGATTTTACTGCTTTTGGCAGGGCTTTTTATAAGAAGTTTGGGATACGACCACGCGACTGCATGAAAAAATATTCCGTTTGAGCCGAAAAGATATTCCGTTTAAGCCGAATTACGATCGCTTGAGTATCATTTGTTTCCTGTAAGCTAACTGAGAGAAATTCCTAGCAAGTTTATAGGTGTGGGTTGTGAAGTTGAAATTGTGGTGGCGATCGCTATTGTTAGCAGGTATGTTTTCTGTTGTGGCTGTTCCAGCAGTATTGATAGAAAACAGAGTTTTTGCTCAGTCACCCGCAAGTCATGCATCACCCATAACTGTCACCGGAGTAAGGCTGAACCAAACAGATAGTGGTTTAGAAGTGTTATTGGAAACTACAAGCAAGCAGCCACTCAGTGTTGTGACTTCCGGCTACGAGAAAACTTTTGTTGCCAATATTCTCAATACTCGGTTAGCACTACCAGAAGGCAAAAGCTTTCGTCAAGAAAACTTAACTGGAGGAATAGCAGTTGTCAGCGTCACTCAGCAGGGAGTCAATAGTATTAGGGTAAGTGCGATCGGTTCGGTGGGATTACCAACGGCAAAGTTGAGACAGAGTATTGGCAGTACCCTTCTCAGTTTAACTGCGACGATCGCTCCCACAGCCCAAACACACACCTGAGCCAGCAGTACCAGCAACTCTAACTCAGCCAGAGGCGATCCCACCAGAAACAGAAGAAATACCCCCACCAGTTACACCCGACGCACAACCAGAGGGATCGGCACAAGGGGACAAATAAATTGAAATTGTGGTGACAGGGGAGCAAGATGGGTATCTTGTACCCACGTGAGTTCGACGGGGTTATAAGACAGCAGAAGGGAGAGCAGGCAAGCCTTTGGGTTTTAGATCGAGAGAGGGTTTTTGAGGCAAATAAGTATAAGCAGTCAATCCAGCCAACAAATTGACCAGGAAATTCCAGATGCTTCTATGTCGGGAATGCTCGATTTGAGAAATATTTTTGAGCTGGTCATTAACCGTTTCTATCAAGGCTCGCTTCCGCAAGAGAATTTTGTCAATTAACTTGACCAACTGTTGCTTCATCTTTGTCTTGCGGCGTGTAATTAACTCCACCCCTTGCTGATAGAGTTTTTCAAACAGTTTTTGAGTTATGTAACCGCGATCGCCAAATAACTTCCCAATGATGTCTTGAGTTAGGTCAGGCACAGGCTTGCGATCATCTACATTGCCTGGGGTCAGCTTGAAGGCAAGCAACTCACCTCGTTCGTTAATAATCAAGTGCAGCTTAAACCCGTAGTGCCACCCGACCGAATTTTTGCTCCAACCTACCAAGCCTTCAAACACACGATGGCTTTTGGAGCGGTAAGGATGGCATACCTCAATCGGAGTCGAATCAATGAATGCAATGCCAGTCACCTCCCCCTTACGGGTCTGCACAAAGCAGCACAATAGCATCAACGACCAAGGCATCAATTCGACAAAACGATTATAGCTGACCAAATGAGGAAAAGCTTTACGCCAACTTGGTAGAACTTGTAGCGTGTAGAATTCTTTGAATGTACGATAGCCAGAGCCATGAAAAGCAATCACAATTGTCATGACCTCACTTAAGCTTAATCGAGAGCGACACAACCGTTCTCCACAACTTGCTGTCA
This genomic window contains:
- a CDS encoding AMIN domain-containing protein, which gives rise to MKLKLWWRSLLLAGMFSVVAVPAVLIENRVFAQSPASHASPITVTGVRLNQTDSGLEVLLETTSKQPLSVVTSGYEKTFVANILNTRLALPEGKSFRQENLTGGIAVVSVTQQGVNSIRVSAIGSVGLPTAKLRQSIGSTLLSLTATIAPTAQTHT
- a CDS encoding IS982 family transposase; the encoded protein is MFCEVDDFYQSFEQHWQQQPLLTASCGERLCRSRLSLSEVMTIVIAFHGSGYRTFKEFYTLQVLPSWRKAFPHLVSYNRFVELMPWSLMLLCCFVQTRKGEVTGIAFIDSTPIEVCHPYRSKSHRVFEGLVGWSKNSVGWHYGFKLHLIINERGELLAFKLTPGNVDDRKPVPDLTQDIIGKLFGDRGYITQKLFEKLYQQGVELITRRKTKMKQQLVKLIDKILLRKRALIETVNDQLKNISQIEHSRHRSIWNFLVNLLAGLTAYTYLPQKPSLDLKPKGLPALPSAVL
- a CDS encoding helix-turn-helix transcriptional regulator — encoded protein: MTITISQQAYDELFHQETVERYLRSASLTQHPDPDDLLDVVYRFPPALGQGYWREIQLREGMQLTIGNLQMRDRIITGAPEREDWWEYHFHFSGEHQDRYNLICGGQYALYGNGLAPQEIWDCSGKEPYSEILIHIQPELLYSFAGDREGELPRCLQPWIRQTERERYSRLGTATPTMQTVAKQIVQCPYQGIAKRVYLEGKVLELMGMLIAEEIEIGDGKYNPYSLKSDAVDRIHHARDILLQRLDEPPTLATLARQVGLNECTLKRGFRQIFGTTVFGYLHNYRLEQARQLLEAGTWRVGEAAQMVGYRDFTAFGRAFYKKFGIRPRDCMKKYSV